tttgtggCCGTTATCAGCAACATACAAACTTCATAATTATCTCAAAATTCGAAATCTCAAGTTTTAATAATATGTCTAATCTGTATCATGTCTGAGTtggaaatcgatatttatcgatttttgtcGTTTATTGGCTTATCGATAGCTCAATAAATCTCTACAATCTTTCAAACGACttttaacaaaatatgttttaagcATTTTCTGAATTTCTTTCCTTTATACTATCCAAGTTCAAAAAGTTCATATCGtagttatatataaaaatggttATATATACGTTGTGTAACTATCTAAAAAATTTCGAAAGaataatataagaaaatatctCAACTTATAGTATAATGATGCAAAGGGGTTGTTGTTCTCTATGATGTCAGGCATGGTAATGGGAATTGACAAACTCCTTAGTTATTGAATTTACACTTTATTTCTTATGTTTTCGTGTTTTTTTCAGAGTCCGATGAGGAGCACGAGTTTGTAAGGAACACCACCTGGTACATAATGCCAGTGCTCAATCCGGATGGGTACGTGTATAGTCATGATTACGATCGCTTCTGGAAGAAGTCACGTTCCCAGCATGTGGCTAAGCAACCAGCTGGACTGCTCGATTCGGCGATGACGTGGCTACAGCAGAAGCGTCATGGCGATAAGATCTGTTATGGGGTGGATTTGGACCGCAACTGGCTGTATCAGTGGGGCAAGCGGGGTAGCTCCAAGGCGCCATGCAATGAATTTTATGCCGGTCCGTCGCCCTTTTCTGAGCCTGAAACAAAAGCTGTGTCCGACTTTCTGATGGACTATCGCACCCAGATCAAGGTGCGTGGGTGTGCAGCCAAATCCGAATCGCTTAATCTGACGCTTATCCAATTTTGTGCATTGCTTTTGCAGCTGTATATATCACTGCAGGCCTATGGACAGGTGTTGTCGTATCCGGTGAAGGCCAATTCCACCTTCAATTCGGAGCGCATGGATGACTTTCTGGACGTGGCCATGGTGGGCACCGATGTGCTGCGCAAAAAGAGCAGCAAGGCGCGCTACAAGGTTGACTCGGCCAATGATTTGATTGAGCAGCGTTCGGGTATGTAGTCAGAGATGCACTCAAAGTTTGATCTCAATGCTACTCATGCCCATTGTCCTTCCGTAGGCTGTTCTGATGCCTTTGCCGCCTATGAGATTGGCATACCGTTCAGCTTTACGTTCCAGCTGGCGGATAACGGTGTACATGGCTATCTGTTGCCCAGCGGCGCCATTGAGACAACAGCGCGGGACGCCTTTGAGATAGTAAGCGGCATGCTGGACTACATCTGAGCCAGTTGGTAGAAGGCAGGACGTGGGAATGCAAGTGCACAGCAAAACTCAAAtgttagttcctttttttttttcatcagCGATCAGGTTCGCACTTCTGCTCTTACAATTAAGGACGAAACCAACGCTATATAACTCAATACGATACATTTAATACTTGgtagtaattttttttttctttttttttttatataaatatttttggatatttttagtcttaatatttataaacaaacttAGTGCATATAACTTATTTTATCATTAacgtaaacaataaaaaaaaaaagttgataTTTATCTAACTTAAATGCcgcttttaattatttcaacacttaaattttaattgcgtGAATAACATTAGAGTGAATTATATATTGCCTCtacaaatatatacttatatataattatcatCCAACGGTTTGCTCTAATCTTGATATATTAGGTAAAGATCCTTTATCAGGGAGAAACTTGGAACACTTCAAAGGCAGGAACTGGGGCcattatttaacaattaaacattatttaattatatataaaggCACTATTTACACCTATATACATAATCTCTCAATGCAGGCCCTGGGAGAGGCGTATGCGTTCCGAGAGAGCGGAAAAATTCGTGTATAGCTCATTGCCGCTAAAGTAAAGTCCGATGAGCAGCTTGAATTGCGCCGGTGTCAATGGATATGTTTCGGTGGGCATGATAACGATGGCGTCTACAGCGTTTCGATTGTGCTTCTGTTTGGACACATGCACCATTTCCAGGTAATTGCAAAAGGCAGCGGCACACTTGGCTACGTGACGTACCAGTGTCTTCCTGGAGCACTGCTGTAGCACTGGGCGGCCAATTAGTTCGGCGACAATCGAATGCATATCGAATATAATGAGATCAGGACGCGGTTGGCAATCGTATAGCTCGATAATGCGGCGCGGTGCGCTTTCAATGTCCTTGAGTGCAATGCTCATCCAGCGTTCCATATGAACTAGCGATCGCGGCTTTTTCAATGTGCCGGGCAAACTCATTTGGTTTTGGGTCATCAGAAGCACCTTCTTTTCATGCTCCACGCATAGCTCGCACAGCTAAAAGCAAAAATGATTGATAAGTTGGGAAGCGGAGTGTCCAACGGGACTTACCTTAACCAAATGCCGCCTGTATTCGCCGTTAGGCGCTAGGAAAATGTGATTTCTTATAAGCTGCAagcattaatatttataaatgttcaAGAATACCCACTgatatgtttttaaaaatattccaCTAGGCTGTGTACTCACATCGTTCTCTGAAATGTGGGGCATATCTGCCGGCATTTAATTGGGCGCTTTAATATCTGACTTTAGCCCAATTCTACACACCAGAGATGCTGATAGTGAATCGATACGCGATAGACCCAAactcgatacttatcgatactTTGGTGAAATATATTAATTCAGTCTCGATGCTTTAAGCGGTACTTTAAAATGGgcaatatttttattggctCGTACATCCgggaaaataaatagaatgAAAAAATTGAGCCTCTCTTTGCTGCCGTTCTAATTAAAATTCCGAGCTGTGTAAGTACAATTTGATGTTTCTATCATTATTATATTTCAAAGGTTTTTGCTTACAAAGTTTACAGTGCGTTTACATAACAATGTTAGAGACTTTGCCTTAATGTAACATCCGAGCAAATTATTGAGTTAAAAGTTCAATTGAGTAATAACGTTGCCATTTCGAGTATAACAGAGTTGGACTTTCACCACACCGCAATATTAGTGCTGTAAACGGCCGGTAGTTGAGCATAGCCACTGGCAATTGGAGTGACTGAGATAAATATACAATAGACACAGAGCGAGATAAATATATGGACTAACGCTGTAAACTCAACACAGCCGTGCCGTGCCGACGAACGAAAGAGCGCACAAAGCGTAATGTGGAAGAAttgaaaaaatcatcaagTATAGAGGCCAAAAGCAAACGCAGCAGTTGGgcgaattttaatatttttgattaataATTCAAAGTATCGCATGCTAGCTGCATTAACAAGAAAGTGAATGCACGCGGCAAATATATTGCGGTAAGATAAACAGCCAAACTGAACAGCAAATAGCCAAAAAATTCAAAGAAGCGACGACGACCAACCAACCAACactaacatacatacatactccgacatacacgcacgcacacacacagacactctcCAGTGAAAAAGTGCAAGCCGCGAGCGCTTTTGAAGGCGTGAAACGCAGATCAGCTTCCAAGAAACGTAATCAAGCGCAGAGTGGGCATGAAAATTTGATTGGGAATCTTGCTATGGCCAGATGCTGATGTTTGCAAACACATTTCCGTGTTTTTAGGAAGGCAACATCGAACGGCAAACGGCACTTGCCGACGACTGCTGCGACCGCGATAGAGCCCATattcagacacacacacgcgcactcACACAACACACATATAGACAAGCACGCCCGCAAATACAGTGAAAcacgcaacagcagcgccacaacacacacacacacatctacacACCCGCGCCATCCGCCGTGTGGAGCAGGAGCCACAGGAACGGAAGAAGTGAGGCATATACAGGGAAAAAGGCCCGGCGGCCAGGCAACGTAGCGCTGCCGCCATTATCTTGAAGATAGCAAAAGGGAACAGCGCGGGTCCACAAGTTGATGCCACTGCCGACTCCTGACATCGttgctgtcgtcgtcgtcgtcgtcgtcggccAGGAGCCCCGAACTGAATagaaacatcaacaacaacaataacaagagaAGCGTATTGGCGAAAACTTTGCATTGATGGTAATGCATGCTAGAAAACCGCAGCGTATGAACGATGGGTAAATTACAATTTCCATTAACATTTCGCTCAATATCTAACTTAgcatgtaaatatataaacgaGTAGTTGCTTACACCGTAGTTAAATGAAATCTATATGCAATATCTACGTAGAAAAACCCTAAAGACTTAAACGCCAACTTttgtttacatatacatatatgtacgcaCGTTCCgtgctgctgcttgctgcacagacacacactcacacacacaagcacacgcatACTATACCCCACACATTTGCATGTATGTCCCCGCCCCGCAAATCGTGATAGTGAACAGGCGCTAATAAAAACAcgcgtatgtatgcatgtgtatctGTATGCATTAAACATATGTGATTTGACCATCTGATTTAGTGAAAGAAAAACATTAATGTTTGTTGCATATTGTCATCTTGTAATATTTAGATTGCTAGTTTTTGTTCCATTGCGTTGCTCTCGTTTAGCGTGCTTTGGCTCATTCTCCAAACGTTCGTTTGTTCGTTCGCTGTGTCTTTCGTGTGCCGTCTACGTCAAGTTATTCACCACACCTTATTGGCCTCTCGCTCGCACGTTCTCAATTGCTCAGCTGTATGGCGCTCTCTCTGTCATCTCTGTCATTTACCGCTTGCATTTCGGCactacaaaaagaaaaacggtCCAGCCTCGATTCTATTTGATTGGAGGCGAGACCCGTAAAGGACCTGAACTCTTCTGCATTAGAATTCATTTGAcgtctttttgttgttgttgttgttgttttttttttttttttttttaattttgtatacatatatacatatatacttatatgttaAAATTCTCGCACTGCATGTGTTGTTAACCTCTGGGCTAAGAAACCGACTAACCAATCAGTAGCCTTTCAACGGAAAATCAAGTCATACCACACAATATtgagatatttattttgtttttgtttgtgggtaaatatttgaaaaatatatcaCTTGGATTAGCAAAAAGCGGCACACACGCAATATTTGTGAATTTCTCCATTTCTATTAGAGCCATAACAACTGAAAAATGGATATGAATGATGGTTGGAATGATTCTGAGTCCGAGGCGGATTCGGGCCGCGGCTCCAATTGGAGCGAAACCCTAAGCGAGCCGAGTAACGATGTCGCCCAGCAGCCTGGTCCAGCTGTTGACGAGAATATTCCACAACAGTTGGCGCTTCTGTGCAATAATAGGATCTATGATCTGGTGCCCGAGGGCGATTATGATAATATCGGGGATGAGCTGGAAAAGTGCACACTTACGATTGATCTGGCCGATGAAGTTGCCCAATTGAATCCAGCACTCGCCTTACGGAACCCAGAGCCCATCATAATGGATGACAACGATTCTTCGTCACAGGGGGGGAATATTGAACCACCTGGTTCCATTCGAATGGTTAAGCCCTCATTTACGGTTGTTTATACGGTCTGCAAGTGTGTTTACGATAGCAACAATAAGTTGATATCCAGCAAAATAGCACACACCGAGGCATTTCCATGCTATGATCTATCCGAAGACGATGAACAGAATGCGGATGAGGACAATGGGGGGGTCGAATATATGTTTTCCGATGAAGTTTATGAAgagaataacaataatattgaTAACGATGATGATGAGCAGCCGATACCATTTAAACGCATGAAACTTGAGCCCCATCCATAATATCATTTCCTAACTCTATATATAACCAATTGTTAACTGAGAAAcagacaaaacacaaacacgaaacacgaaaaaacaaacaaaactacATTAACAACGAGACCAAATAAATATCTACTAGTTGATTTCATTACTTGTTGCTTTTCAGTTGcatgattattatttatttgttggccaTTTCTTTCATCATTCTGCATTTGTcatttaagtatatatatatatatatatatatggtagtCTAATTTTAATATGTACTAATAATACAGCAATAAGTAACTTGCACTAACTAAACGCCTTTGCGTGTATTTAACGTCCTCCTTTTAGAcatgtttattaaattttgtgtttccTTTTTGATTTGCAGGTACTTTGAGAAGCATACCAGTCACACATCCTACCAGGTGAGCCTTGACCGTCGACGGCAGTCTATAGACTAGAGCCCTCCCCCCCCTCAAAATCCCCCTCTACTCAGACGCACCAAAACTTTTATTACTAATATCCTCGTTTtctgttatatatatacatatataaatatatacatatatgtatatatatgagtgtATATATCAAATGTAGAGTCCATAcgcttttttgtttaatgccATAGTCAATTTGTATTATAGAAGCGTGCAAATCCATAGATCCATATATCCCTAGATCCATAATTGTGTGCATTGTTCCATTCTTCATCCAGTTAAttagtgtgtgtatgtgtgcatacatatatatatatatatatatatatatatatatataaggtgtgcttgtgtgtgtgctgcctcCATTAATTTGACATGCTCTTagacatatacacatatgtacatacatataggtatatgtatatatgcatctgtatctgtatctgtatctgtctgGTCTGTATGTAGTACTGACGCAACTTTCATTTGTTACCCTCTCCAACCCACTCCGCATTTTGGGCACGCGGCATTGCAGCGAATCAAACGAACTGATCTAACTAATGTACACGTAATTAGAGTAACACTTGGATAAAGCTACATAAACACTGGAGATCCACAACTCAAAGCAATTCTAAATCGCACAACTTAAGCCAAAAATCGAACAACTTAAAACTAGAAAGAAATCGAGAAACCGTTTGAAATGAATCGAAAAAGCAATTctaaaatatacacaaaacgCGTTCAAATCGTAAACGAAACAtaatattcttatataaacgaatatatatttaatagatcGCTATAGGAAtatcaaacaattttattatttctaaatattaatgaaatttaaatgcaaagtttttaataaacGGAGTTTCCTCAACGAAATTCAATTGCAagaccaaaaagcaaaagcaataaACAATTAACTTAACTATTAATTAAGCAaaagaaagcaacaacaacaacaacaacaacaacaacaacaaaaacaacactgCGCATAATCGAACGTAGCcttaataatcaaatttaacaTAAAACTCGcaaacgaacaacaacaacaacaacaacacaaacgtGCCTAAGCCATAAAAAGCATCaacaattcaaaaaaaaaaaaaaaataaataaaacaacaaaaagagagagagaaaaggaTATAAAGCAAAGGATATTCTaactagacacacacacacacacagacacacacacactcgcagacATACATCGCGTTCAGACTGCAGTGCCTCAGCAATATTgaagtgttgctgctgcagcagccggcgacaacaacagcaacaacgacgaGGCGGCAGCTGAGGAAGGCGCGGCCACGCGGCAGGACCAGCACGACGCCGACGCCAACGCCATCTATGAcgagcggcagcagcagcagcagcagcagaagcaacatGGCCGTTGATTTGTCAATGCtgaccaacagcagcagcaacattaacaacagcagcaacaacaacaataacaacaacaacaacatcatctgcagcagcagccacagcattaaaattgcagcagcagcagcagccacagccgcgGCAGCCGTCGGAATTTGTCGCGTTGATGTAAGTAgttccagcagcaacaatcaaGAAGcagaaagaaacaaaaacgaaaaacaggcaaaaaaaaaacattagaGAAAACTGATAAAGTAAAaggaaaattgcatttaaaaagcGGCAGCCACTgcataaactaaataaataaaacaaaagcaaatgagTCAAattgagcaacaacaataacattgacaaaaaaaaaaaaaaaaaataaataaaaaaaagaatcaacatgcatacacacgcacacacacgcacatagaACAACAATCTGCAACGTGCtcaagaaacaaaacaaaagcaaaaacataaacaaaaagaaacttCACTTTACGTTTTGATTGCTTTCGTGTTTTATGTTCGTTTTGTGTTCGTTTCGTGTCGCCCACAAGCTCCCAACCCTCTCTCAAATCACAAACAGCAAACataaacactcacacacgcacacacgcacagcaaaccaaaaatttgaaaattcaaaatttaaatctggaaCTGCACAGTCcgaaaagaacaacaacaactacaaaaataGAGCAACATTAAGAAAAAGACAAGAACAACTATTGGCAAGAAACATTTTATAGCAAAACATATCATTGTagatttactttttgtttatatttcgTAGCTTTAGTTTTTACTAATGACCGACCAGCCCGTTCCGTCCCCCCGCCCCACTCTCGCCCCTCAAACATTGGTAACAATAacatgttaataataataacaataatgtttataaataacgaatcaacataaacaacaacaagaacaacaataatcatctgtaaattgtgtgtgttcgtTTTATATTAATGCAATTCCTAAAACCCTACAAATATCTTCTTCGACAGAGCTCAAAGTACAGCAGTTCAAAGCGCGACTATGAACGCGATCGTTCCTCCAACTATCGCGATCGCGACATTTCGCCTGGCGGTGCTGGTGCCGGCGGAGGCGGTGGAGGAGGCGGCAGCGGTGGTGGCGGCCCATTGAATAATGGCAACAGCTATCGCTCACAATCACCGGACATAGATTCGCCATCATCGCGCTCGCATGATCTGCGCGAACGCACCGATCATCGCAGCggtggaggcggcggcggcgggggcggcggtggtggtaGCAACGAGCGCTACAGCTTCATACAAAAGATGCGCGATCGGGATCGCGATATCTACAAAAAGGACAAATATTCCGGTAGCTGTAATACCAACAATTATCACATTTGTACTCCCAATACTTACACAAATACCTTTTCCCATTTCAGATAAACGTGATCGGCGCGGCAATGATCGTGATTCGGAGTCATCGTATCGCACGAATCACGACAGGGATCGtcgtggtggcggcggcgctAAGCTTTGCTCATCGCGCGAAAACGACAAGCGCTCCGGCTCCGACGATCGGGATCGTGAGCGTGAGCGCGACTTGCGTGATAAGCGTGACAGGGGCGCCGATCGCGATCGGGACATGTACAAGAAGGACAAATATGcaggtgtgtatgtgtgtgtgtgtgtgtgtgtgtgtgtgtgtgtagtcgCAAAAGCTCCTTATATAATTCAATCATTATCCAAACTGTGCTCACGTCTATCTACTCTTCCCCAGACAAACGCGAGCGCAGTGATCGCGGCGAGCGTGTGGCGCGCTATGGCGACTGGAGCGAGCATGTCAGCTCGTCTGGTAAGTGCCTCAGTTGGCCTTAAAtcagaattttattttgctaacAAACTTGTTTATTCACAGGCAAAATGTATTACTACAACTGCAAAACTGAAGTCTCCCAGTGGGAGAAGCCTAAGGAATGGGTAGATAGAGAAAGGTATAAAATCCCAGTCAATCCCAGAATATTGAAAGTAGAGCAACTATCTCCTGCGACTCGTAAATTAAGTACTCTTTCGCTTGACATATTTCTAGACCTAGCCACATCGAATTTTAATTCTTAGTCGATATTGATTAGCTTCGTAGGGATCATAATTATGTTCGCGTAACCAACAAATTTgtattcaatttgcatttatagaAAAACTGTTTTCGACAAATATTTTCTAAGGCAGGTCCAATTCAATTCCGTTCGTGACAAATTTAGGCTACGTTGTTATCAAGATAGTTTTGGGACTTAAACACTTATTTGTATTGAATAGTCAGCTAGAcgtaactatatatatttagctcCTTGGTCTCCTCCATAATGTTTTAATGAAGAcagcataaagtatatatagtcTTGGTTTGCCTAGCTCCGTCTCTTGTTGCTGGCAGTTCATAtgtaggatcggaccactatccaTATATCATAGAAATAACCGATCGAAATCTAAGTTCTTGTTGATTGATTAGATCTTCAGCTAACTTAGTAATTCCAGGCTTTACTATTTGtctcacatatctgcaaaacCATAAATCATTGTAATACAAGGGTTTTTAGTCTGCGACGTGCCTGCGTTAGTCGCTCTTAATTGTTATTCCTGAACTTATTCAAGggtcatgcacacacatatacagaaTCTCTGCTAACATTTTGTTCAATGCACTTTAGAAACTTGCCGCGTGATCAGCATCGTGAGAAGGACTATCGCGATAAGGATCGGGACCGAGATCGCGATGATCGCTTCTCAAGATCGAGTAAGTTTCTAACGGTCTGCAGAATTCAACAATAAGAATGATAACAATTGACACGCTTCTCCATTCACAGCATACAAACATTCCAATTCTTCGCGCGACAATTCACGACTGAGATGGAATTATGACAACGATGGCGGTCCGCCCAGCCATCGAAGGCGTTTGGATGGTAAGTAGCATCTGCAGCACGTCTAACAGTTGATCTACCATACTCACATAATTCTTATGCAGGTCGACATAACGATAATGCTGATATGGACATCAGCGGCGACTCAACGCCCACCTCGGAGGCCAGTTATTCGTTAAGCGGCACACCCACCACACATGGCGGCAGCGTGGGAGGTGGCATGCAGTCTAGCGAACAGTCGTCTCTGATGCCACAGGGCGTAATGGCGGGCGCATTGGGCAATGCTCTGCCACGACTGGCCTCTCATCCAAATCCCAGCGCAGTGGTTACTCCCATGGGGGCGCATTACGGTTCCGTCGGAGTGGGCGGCACTGGTGggggcggcggtggtggtggaCCGGTGAGCGGCGCTACAATGCTGCCTACCAGCGGATTGGCCTCGGTGCCGTCCACCattgccaacagcagcaacagcagccttAGAAACTCAGTTGTCGGCCACATTGGCTCAACGTCCAGCGTAagtaacaaaacaaaatgctatTCGAGCATCTTCTGATTTattaattgtgt
This window of the Drosophila virilis strain 15010-1051.87 chromosome X, Dvir_AGI_RSII-ME, whole genome shotgun sequence genome carries:
- the LOC6632069 gene encoding uncharacterized protein, yielding MPADMPHISENDLIRNHIFLAPNGEYRRHLVKLCELCVEHEKKVLLMTQNQMSLPGTLKKPRSLVHMERWMSIALKDIESAPRRIIELYDCQPRPDLIIFDMHSIVAELIGRPVLQQCSRKTLVRHVAKCAAAFCNYLEMVHVSKQKHNRNAVDAIVIMPTETYPLTPAQFKLLIGLYFSGNELYTNFSALSERIRLSQGLH